The sequence below is a genomic window from Nostoc flagelliforme CCNUN1.
CTTTACGATAGATAGTACCTTAAACCGATGACTGGTGTTGACCTGAGTGCTTGGATTCTTAGTCCTGTATTAGGACTGATGACATTTTTATTTATATTTCGGATCATTCTCACTTGGTATCCGCAAGTGAATCTGAATCGTTTGCCCTTTAATTTAATAGCTTGGCCTACCGAACCATTTTTAGTGCCATTGCGAAAACTGGTACAACCTATAGGCGGAGTGGACATTACACCTATTATTTGGGTTGGTATCTTCAGTCTGGTGCGAGAAATATTACTAGGTCAGCAAGGATTGCTGACTATGCTGGCTCGTGTAAATTAGGCATGGGCATGGGGCATGGGGCATGGGGCATTGGACATTGGTTATACTCGATCTCCCTCATCTTCCCTCAATCCCCGCTCCCCACTCCCCTAGTACAGGTCGACGGAAACAAACCTACCATTTCATTACAGCCAGAAAGCCCAAAATGAAAGCTTTTTGACTTTTGACTTTTGACTTTTGACTTCCGCCTTGCGGTACTAGCCGTTCATCTCCTGGACAAAACTTGTATAGACATTACCCTGTAAAAATTGTGGAGTTTCCATAATTCTTTGATGAAACCCAATTGTGGTAGGTAGTCCAGTGATAGCACATTCCCGGAGTGCGCGTTTCATACGGTTAATAGCAGTCGGTCGATCTGGGGCCCAAACAATTAACTTCCCGATCAAAGAATCGTAGTAAGGCGGGATTTGGTAATCTGTGTAAACGTGGGAATCAATGCGAACACCAGGGCCTCCAGGGGGCAGATAGCCACTTATCCGTCCAGGAGAAGGACGAAAGTCGTGATCGGGGTCTTCAGCGTTGATCCGGCACTCGATCGCATGACCCCGCAAGACTACTTGCTCTTGAGTAAGTTTAAGTCTTTCCCCTTGAGCAATGCGAATTTGTTCGGCAACCAAGTCTATTCCAGTAATCATCTCTGTTACAGGATGTTCTACTTGAATCCGGGTGTTCATTTCCATAAAGTAGAATTTACCGGATCTATCCAAGAGAAACTCGATAGTACCCGCCCCACTATAATTAATAAATTGGGCAGCTTTGACAGCAGCTTGCCCCATTTTCTCACGCAGGTCTTGGTCGAGAGCCGGACTTGGTGCTTCTTCTAGTAGCTTTTGATTCCGGCGTTGAATTGAGCAATCCCGTTCGCCCAAGTGGATGACATTACCGTAGTTATCCGCCAAAATTTGAAATTCGATATGGCGGGGACGTTCAATAAATTTTTCTATATAAACGCCAGAATTACCAAAAGCTGCTCCTGCTTCTCCTTGAGCTGCTAAGAAAAGTTTGACAAATTCATCTTCAGAACGCACCAGGCGCATACCGCGTCCACCACCACCGGCTGTGGCTTTGATCATCACTGGATAGCCGATATCCTTGGCAAATCTTAATCCTTCTTCCTCAGATTCTACTAACCCCTCAGTACCAGGTACTGTCGGGACTCCAGCTTTGTGCATGGTTTCTTTGGCAGTGGATTTATCCCCCATCAGCTTGATAGCTTCTGGAGTTGGACCGATAAAAGCAATATGATGGTCGGCACAAATTTCCGCAAACCGGGCATTTTCTGCCAAAAAGCCATAGCCTGGATGAATAGCAGTCGCATTGCGCGTCAATGCGGCAGCAATAATATTGGGAATATTCAAATAACTTTTGCTGCTAGCAGGTTCGCCAATGCAAACCGCTTCATCAGCAAGTTGGACGTGGAGAGCATTACGGTCAACGGTGGAGTGAACCGCGACTGTCGCAATCCCCATTTCTTCACAGGCGCGGAGAATGCGAAGGGCGATTTCTCCCCGATTGGCAATTAATATTTTGTCAAACTTCATTTTTTAGTTTCGATATCATTACCAGTAGATTGACATTTTCTCCGATCCAACTTGAAACGATGCTTTTGCATTATTTCAAATTATCACAGGAGATTCGCCACCCTGATTACTAAGCAAACTCGCATATTGCAGGCTTGCTGCCTCTACGGGTCTTACCAGACTAACAACATTGCTGCTGTAAATCTTGCCTAGCTTACTAAACTGGGCTTTTGCGTAGGCGTATCCCGTCGTAGACATCGCCTACAACGGGTGGGTACGCGATCGCACCACACCTCTCATAGTCGCTCTACCCTTTTTAATATCACTTGTGCAGATGCTAGATTTCTGTCAGTCTGATACAGCCTTGAGGAAATTTATATTTTTGAGGAATATAACTTTAGATATCACCTTACTATAATTAGTTTCTTATGCTATAGTCTATCTTTAGACAACTCGTGCGGATGTGGCGGAATTGGTATACGCGCACGCTTGAGGTGCGTGTGGCTTTGCCTTGCGAGTTCGAGTCTCGCCATCCGCATATTTTGTTGATTAGTCAAGGGTCAATAGTCAAGGGTCAATAGACCTTAGACTGTTGACCCTTAAATCTTGGTATAGCTCAGGTTTTTTATGCTTTTATAGAGATACGTGAAGTTTTGTAAAAAGCATTGAGTATTACTTTTACGCCGACAAACAACTTAACACTGCCAGCAGCTTGGCATCGCCTCACTCCGATTTGGCAAGGAGGGGAGGAAATAATTCAAAAAAGTTTACCTCATACTCAGCTAGCACCTGCTTGGCAGCTAATGCTTTTGGGTGACGGCTCTCCAACACGTCACCTAGAATTGCTTACAGGTGAG
It includes:
- a CDS encoding YggT family protein — encoded protein: MTGVDLSAWILSPVLGLMTFLFIFRIILTWYPQVNLNRLPFNLIAWPTEPFLVPLRKLVQPIGGVDITPIIWVGIFSLVREILLGQQGLLTMLARVN
- the accC gene encoding acetyl-CoA carboxylase biotin carboxylase subunit; the encoded protein is MKFDKILIANRGEIALRILRACEEMGIATVAVHSTVDRNALHVQLADEAVCIGEPASSKSYLNIPNIIAAALTRNATAIHPGYGFLAENARFAEICADHHIAFIGPTPEAIKLMGDKSTAKETMHKAGVPTVPGTEGLVESEEEGLRFAKDIGYPVMIKATAGGGGRGMRLVRSEDEFVKLFLAAQGEAGAAFGNSGVYIEKFIERPRHIEFQILADNYGNVIHLGERDCSIQRRNQKLLEEAPSPALDQDLREKMGQAAVKAAQFINYSGAGTIEFLLDRSGKFYFMEMNTRIQVEHPVTEMITGIDLVAEQIRIAQGERLKLTQEQVVLRGHAIECRINAEDPDHDFRPSPGRISGYLPPGGPGVRIDSHVYTDYQIPPYYDSLIGKLIVWAPDRPTAINRMKRALRECAITGLPTTIGFHQRIMETPQFLQGNVYTSFVQEMNG